The Indicator indicator isolate 239-I01 chromosome 30, UM_Iind_1.1, whole genome shotgun sequence genome has a window encoding:
- the PSPH gene encoding phosphoserine phosphatase, whose translation MAQDTVQYSHSEKDFILSPYSKKIPKRMASLLELKEIFRSADAVCFDVDSTVIREEGIDELAKFCGVGDAVAEMTRRAMGGSVTFKAALTARLGLIRPSYEQVQKLISDNPPELTPGIRELVSRLHERGVQVFLVSGGFQSIVEHVALQLNIPTANVFANRLKFYFNGEYAGFDETQLTSESGGKGKVITHLKEQFHFKKVVMIGDGATDMEACPPGDCFIGFGGNVIRKQVKEKAKWYITHFDELLKELEER comes from the exons ATGGCTCAAGACACAGTGCAGTACTCTCACTCAGAGAAAGACTTTATCTTGTCCCCATACAGTAAGAAGATTCCTAAAAGGATGGCCTCCCTCTTGGAGTTGAAAGAGATCTTCCGCAGCGCCGACGCGGTGTGCTTTGACGTGGACAGTACAGTCATCAGGGAAGAAGGCATCGATGAGCTGGCCAAGTTCTGTGGAGTTGGAGATGCTGTGGCAGAGAT GACCCGCAGAGCTATGGGTGGCAGTGTGACATTCAAAGCAGCTTTGACAGCACGACTAGGGCTCATCCGGCCCTCCTACGAGCAAGTGCAGAAACTAATATCTGACAACCCACCCGAGCTAACACCAGGAATAAG ggagctggtgaGCAGGCTTCATGAACGAGGGGTCCAGGTCTTCTTGGTCTCTGGGGGGTTTCAGAGCATTGTGGAACACGTGGCCTTGCAGCTGAACATTCCGACAGCAAACGTCTTTGCCAACAGGCTGAAGTTTTACTTTAATG GAGAATATGCAGGATTTGATGAAACACAACTAACATCTGAAtcaggggggaaaggaaaggttaTTACTCATTTGAAGGAACAGTTCCACTTCAAGAAAGTAGTTATGATTGGAGATGGAGCTACAGACATGGAAGCCTGTCCTCCTGGT GACTGCTTCATTGGATTTGGAGGAAATGTAATCAGAAAGCAAGTAAAGGAGAAAGCCAAATGGTACATCACTCACTTTGACGAATTGCTAAAGGAGCTGGAAGAACGATAA